The Pyxidicoccus trucidator genomic sequence GCGGCCTCGTAGCCGTCGTCGAAGAAGCGCACGGCGCGGTGCTCCGCGTCCCAGCGCGTGAGTCTGCCGAGGACTCGGAAGAAGGCCCCCGACGCGCGGGCGGCCGTGGCCCGCACGCCCAGGGAGGTGGTCAGGGACAGGCCCTCCACCCAGCGCGACGCGGGCTGCTCCAGCAGGGGACGCCCGGCCTCCAGCAGGAAGCCGGCGAGGTCCCTGCGTCCAGCGGAGTCCACGGCGTCGAGGAAGGAGGACAGCACGGCTTCCTGCGTGGCGCCCAGGTTCACCAGGTCCGAGGGGTCGAAGAGGAAGCGCTTGGACTCCTCCACGCGACGCCAGCGGTGCGCGAGGTCGGCTTGCAGGGCCTCCAGCAGCCAGGCCCCGTTCGCGAGCAGCGGAGCGAAGGCCTCGGCGGTGAGCTTCGGGGGCGTTGTCCCGAGCAGCTCCGGGTAGCCGAGCCAGCAGAGGACGGAGCGCCGGAAGAGGGCCTGGGCGCCCACGGACTTCGCGCACGGCGTGCCGGCGACGAGGCGGCAGCAGAGGTAGAGGAACAGCTCGTCGGCGACGGTGGGCGTCCCCTCGACGTCGAGCGACTTGCACCCGTGCTTCACCAGCGGCTGCTCCAGGAGCCACCGCAGGGCGTGGAAGCTCAGCGGGGAGAAGTGGAGCGCGGGCGGCGGGTGCCGCTCCCAGAGCCGGCTGGAGCGCTCCTGCGCGCCGTCGAGGTGGCGCCGCTTCCGCCAGCCACCGCAGCGGGCGAGGGCCAGGACGGCGCCCTTGGAGAGGGTGTCGCGCAGGGCGTGCATCGCGCCGGGGCTGAGGCGCTCGGGGACGGTGAGGTGGCGGTCTCGGAGGAGGTCCTCGACGGGGGCGTACTGCCCCAGGCCCATGATGGCGCGGGCGAGCGTGAGCAGCTCGTGCTCGGTCGTGGAGACGCGAATCATGGGCGGAGCCGGTTGGCGAGCTCGGGCCAGCCGTTGATGATGAGCTTCCCCTCGACGAGGTGCATCTCCGCCGTGTTGGGCGAAGTGAATCGCGGCTCGTCCGGCGAGTAGCGCCCGGTGAGGAAGTGCATGACCTGGTTGAGCGAGCCAATCCACCGGCGGCGCGACTCCGGCTGGTCCCTCTCGTAGCGGCCGTCCACCAGCAGGTCCAGCGTGGCGAGCAGCCGCTCCACCTCGGGTCGGGCCTGGGCCTTCAGTTCCGCGAGCGTGTAGCCACTGAAGACCATGACGCTCAGGCCCGCCGCGCGGACGCGCTCGCACAGGTCGGCGAGGGACGCGGCCTGGGAGAAGGGCTCGCCGCCGAGGATGGAGACGCCTTCGATGCCGGGGGTGGCC encodes the following:
- a CDS encoding 4Fe-4S single cluster domain-containing protein; this encodes MPTAEATSPPPDSGPVLRVAQVVPRTEAEGPGVRFSLWVQGCALRCPGCCNPEMFAFERGTVMSVESLAAHVLATPGIEGVSILGGEPFSQAASLADLCERVRAAGLSVMVFSGYTLAELKAQARPEVERLLATLDLLVDGRYERDQPESRRRWIGSLNQVMHFLTGRYSPDEPRFTSPNTAEMHLVEGKLIINGWPELANRLRP